From one Rhineura floridana isolate rRhiFlo1 chromosome 4, rRhiFlo1.hap2, whole genome shotgun sequence genomic stretch:
- the TUBE1 gene encoding tubulin epsilon chain isoform X1 encodes MTQSVVVQVGQCGNQIGCRFWDLALREHAAINKKGMYDEALSSFFRNVNTRTDGDSADICGGKIYSLKARALLIDMEEGVVNEILQGPLKDVFDSKQLITDVSGSGNNWAVGHKVYGCQYREDIVEKLRKTAEHCDCLQCFFVIHSMGGGTGSGLGTFVLKVLEDEFPEVYRFVTSVYPSREDDVITSPYNSVLAMKELSDHADCVLPIENESLFDIVSKINQMTNCGKLGSTIKPTSMVTSSAGGIIQSREKPFDAMNNIVANLLLNLTSSARFEGSLNMDLNEISMNLVPFPRIHYLVSSLTPLYTLADVNVPSRRLDQMFSDAFSKDHQLLRADPKHSLYLACALLVRGNVQISDLRRNIERLKPSLQFVSWNQEGWKTGLCSVPPVGHSHSLLALANNTCVKPTFIELKERFTRLYKKKAHLHHYLHTDGMEQSCFSEALSSLSDLIEDYNQLDAANSRPAIGPPRLKIAM; translated from the exons ATGACGCAGTCAGTGGTCGTACAGG TGGGTCAGTGCGGGAACCAGATAGGCTGCCGCTTCTGGGATCTGGCACTGCGGGAGCACGCCGCCATCAACAAG AAAGGAATGTATGATGAAGCATTAAGCAGTTTCTTTAGAAATGTGAACACTAG AACAGATGGTGATAGTGCTGACATTTGCGGAGGAAAAATATATTCCTTAAAAGCACGC GCTCTGCTGATTGACATGGAAGAAGGTGTAGTGAATGAAATTCTGCAAGGGCCATTGAAAGATGTTTTTGATAGCAAGCAGCTGATCACAGATGTTTCTGGCTCAGGGAACAACTG GGCTGTGGGTCACAAAGTGTATGGGTGTCAATACCGAGAAGATATTGTTGAAAAATTGAGAAAGACTGCAGAGCATTGCGACTGTCTGCAGTGTTTTTTTGTCATTCATTCCATGGGAGGGG GGACAGGATCTGGTCTCGGTACATTTGTACTGAAAGTGCTTGAGGATGAATTTCCAGAAGTATATAGATTTGTTACTTCAGTTTATCCTTCTCGTGAGGATGATGTCATTACATCTCCTTATAACAGTGTATTGGCTATGAAGGAACTCAGTGACCATGCAGACTGTGTCTTGCCAATTGAAAATGAA TCTTTATTTGACATCGTTAGCAAAATTAATCAGATGACCAACTGTGGAAAGTTAGGATCAACCATAAAGCCAACCAGCATGGTAACGTCAAGCGCAGGTGGAATAATACAATCCCGGGAGAAACCCTTTGATGCTATGAACAATATTGTGGCTAACTTACTGTTGAACTTGACAAG CTCTGCTAGGTTTGAAGGATCTCTTAATATGGATCTTAATGAAATCAGCATGAATTTGGTCCCCTTTCCTCGAATTCATTATCTCGTTTCCAGCTTGACTCCCCTGTATACACTGGCTGATGTTAATGTGCCTTCTCGAAG GTTGGACCAAATGTTTTCAGATGCTTTTAGCAAAGATCACCAACTGTTACGAGCTGACCCAAAGCACAGTTTGTATCTTGCCTGTGCCCTGTTAGTCAGAGGAAATGTGCAGATTTCAGACCTTCGTAGAAACATTGAAAG GTTGAAACCTTCACTTCAGTTTGTCTCCTGGAATCAAGAAGGATGGAAAACTGGCTTATGTTCAGTACCACCTGTGGGTCATTCCCATTCATTATTGGCACTGGCAAATAATACTTGTGTGAAACCTACTTTCATAGAGCTCAAGGAGAGGTTCACAAGGCTGTACAAAAAAAAG GCTCACCTTCATCATTACCTGCACACTGATGGAATGGAACAGAGCTGTTTCTCTGAAGCCCTTTCATCTTTGTCAGACTTAATAGAAGACTATAATCAGCTAGATGCTGCTAACAGCAGACCTGCAATAGGCCCACCAAGACTGAAGATAGCAATGTAA
- the TUBE1 gene encoding tubulin epsilon chain isoform X3 has protein sequence MYDEALSSFFRNVNTRTDGDSADICGGKIYSLKARALLIDMEEGVVNEILQGPLKDVFDSKQLITDVSGSGNNWAVGHKVYGCQYREDIVEKLRKTAEHCDCLQCFFVIHSMGGGTGSGLGTFVLKVLEDEFPEVYRFVTSVYPSREDDVITSPYNSVLAMKELSDHADCVLPIENESLFDIVSKINQMTNCGKLGSTIKPTSMVTSSAGGIIQSREKPFDAMNNIVANLLLNLTSSARFEGSLNMDLNEISMNLVPFPRIHYLVSSLTPLYTLADVNVPSRRLDQMFSDAFSKDHQLLRADPKHSLYLACALLVRGNVQISDLRRNIERLKPSLQFVSWNQEGWKTGLCSVPPVGHSHSLLALANNTCVKPTFIELKERFTRLYKKKAHLHHYLHTDGMEQSCFSEALSSLSDLIEDYNQLDAANSRPAIGPPRLKIAM, from the exons ATGTATGATGAAGCATTAAGCAGTTTCTTTAGAAATGTGAACACTAG AACAGATGGTGATAGTGCTGACATTTGCGGAGGAAAAATATATTCCTTAAAAGCACGC GCTCTGCTGATTGACATGGAAGAAGGTGTAGTGAATGAAATTCTGCAAGGGCCATTGAAAGATGTTTTTGATAGCAAGCAGCTGATCACAGATGTTTCTGGCTCAGGGAACAACTG GGCTGTGGGTCACAAAGTGTATGGGTGTCAATACCGAGAAGATATTGTTGAAAAATTGAGAAAGACTGCAGAGCATTGCGACTGTCTGCAGTGTTTTTTTGTCATTCATTCCATGGGAGGGG GGACAGGATCTGGTCTCGGTACATTTGTACTGAAAGTGCTTGAGGATGAATTTCCAGAAGTATATAGATTTGTTACTTCAGTTTATCCTTCTCGTGAGGATGATGTCATTACATCTCCTTATAACAGTGTATTGGCTATGAAGGAACTCAGTGACCATGCAGACTGTGTCTTGCCAATTGAAAATGAA TCTTTATTTGACATCGTTAGCAAAATTAATCAGATGACCAACTGTGGAAAGTTAGGATCAACCATAAAGCCAACCAGCATGGTAACGTCAAGCGCAGGTGGAATAATACAATCCCGGGAGAAACCCTTTGATGCTATGAACAATATTGTGGCTAACTTACTGTTGAACTTGACAAG CTCTGCTAGGTTTGAAGGATCTCTTAATATGGATCTTAATGAAATCAGCATGAATTTGGTCCCCTTTCCTCGAATTCATTATCTCGTTTCCAGCTTGACTCCCCTGTATACACTGGCTGATGTTAATGTGCCTTCTCGAAG GTTGGACCAAATGTTTTCAGATGCTTTTAGCAAAGATCACCAACTGTTACGAGCTGACCCAAAGCACAGTTTGTATCTTGCCTGTGCCCTGTTAGTCAGAGGAAATGTGCAGATTTCAGACCTTCGTAGAAACATTGAAAG GTTGAAACCTTCACTTCAGTTTGTCTCCTGGAATCAAGAAGGATGGAAAACTGGCTTATGTTCAGTACCACCTGTGGGTCATTCCCATTCATTATTGGCACTGGCAAATAATACTTGTGTGAAACCTACTTTCATAGAGCTCAAGGAGAGGTTCACAAGGCTGTACAAAAAAAAG GCTCACCTTCATCATTACCTGCACACTGATGGAATGGAACAGAGCTGTTTCTCTGAAGCCCTTTCATCTTTGTCAGACTTAATAGAAGACTATAATCAGCTAGATGCTGCTAACAGCAGACCTGCAATAGGCCCACCAAGACTGAAGATAGCAATGTAA
- the TUBE1 gene encoding tubulin epsilon chain isoform X2, whose amino-acid sequence MAACLKSQTVSLKGMYDEALSSFFRNVNTRTDGDSADICGGKIYSLKARALLIDMEEGVVNEILQGPLKDVFDSKQLITDVSGSGNNWAVGHKVYGCQYREDIVEKLRKTAEHCDCLQCFFVIHSMGGGTGSGLGTFVLKVLEDEFPEVYRFVTSVYPSREDDVITSPYNSVLAMKELSDHADCVLPIENESLFDIVSKINQMTNCGKLGSTIKPTSMVTSSAGGIIQSREKPFDAMNNIVANLLLNLTSSARFEGSLNMDLNEISMNLVPFPRIHYLVSSLTPLYTLADVNVPSRRLDQMFSDAFSKDHQLLRADPKHSLYLACALLVRGNVQISDLRRNIERLKPSLQFVSWNQEGWKTGLCSVPPVGHSHSLLALANNTCVKPTFIELKERFTRLYKKKAHLHHYLHTDGMEQSCFSEALSSLSDLIEDYNQLDAANSRPAIGPPRLKIAM is encoded by the exons ATGGCTGCTTGTTTAAAATCACAAACCGTATCCTTA AAAGGAATGTATGATGAAGCATTAAGCAGTTTCTTTAGAAATGTGAACACTAG AACAGATGGTGATAGTGCTGACATTTGCGGAGGAAAAATATATTCCTTAAAAGCACGC GCTCTGCTGATTGACATGGAAGAAGGTGTAGTGAATGAAATTCTGCAAGGGCCATTGAAAGATGTTTTTGATAGCAAGCAGCTGATCACAGATGTTTCTGGCTCAGGGAACAACTG GGCTGTGGGTCACAAAGTGTATGGGTGTCAATACCGAGAAGATATTGTTGAAAAATTGAGAAAGACTGCAGAGCATTGCGACTGTCTGCAGTGTTTTTTTGTCATTCATTCCATGGGAGGGG GGACAGGATCTGGTCTCGGTACATTTGTACTGAAAGTGCTTGAGGATGAATTTCCAGAAGTATATAGATTTGTTACTTCAGTTTATCCTTCTCGTGAGGATGATGTCATTACATCTCCTTATAACAGTGTATTGGCTATGAAGGAACTCAGTGACCATGCAGACTGTGTCTTGCCAATTGAAAATGAA TCTTTATTTGACATCGTTAGCAAAATTAATCAGATGACCAACTGTGGAAAGTTAGGATCAACCATAAAGCCAACCAGCATGGTAACGTCAAGCGCAGGTGGAATAATACAATCCCGGGAGAAACCCTTTGATGCTATGAACAATATTGTGGCTAACTTACTGTTGAACTTGACAAG CTCTGCTAGGTTTGAAGGATCTCTTAATATGGATCTTAATGAAATCAGCATGAATTTGGTCCCCTTTCCTCGAATTCATTATCTCGTTTCCAGCTTGACTCCCCTGTATACACTGGCTGATGTTAATGTGCCTTCTCGAAG GTTGGACCAAATGTTTTCAGATGCTTTTAGCAAAGATCACCAACTGTTACGAGCTGACCCAAAGCACAGTTTGTATCTTGCCTGTGCCCTGTTAGTCAGAGGAAATGTGCAGATTTCAGACCTTCGTAGAAACATTGAAAG GTTGAAACCTTCACTTCAGTTTGTCTCCTGGAATCAAGAAGGATGGAAAACTGGCTTATGTTCAGTACCACCTGTGGGTCATTCCCATTCATTATTGGCACTGGCAAATAATACTTGTGTGAAACCTACTTTCATAGAGCTCAAGGAGAGGTTCACAAGGCTGTACAAAAAAAAG GCTCACCTTCATCATTACCTGCACACTGATGGAATGGAACAGAGCTGTTTCTCTGAAGCCCTTTCATCTTTGTCAGACTTAATAGAAGACTATAATCAGCTAGATGCTGCTAACAGCAGACCTGCAATAGGCCCACCAAGACTGAAGATAGCAATGTAA
- the TUBE1 gene encoding tubulin epsilon chain isoform X4 — protein MEEGVVNEILQGPLKDVFDSKQLITDVSGSGNNWAVGHKVYGCQYREDIVEKLRKTAEHCDCLQCFFVIHSMGGGTGSGLGTFVLKVLEDEFPEVYRFVTSVYPSREDDVITSPYNSVLAMKELSDHADCVLPIENESLFDIVSKINQMTNCGKLGSTIKPTSMVTSSAGGIIQSREKPFDAMNNIVANLLLNLTSSARFEGSLNMDLNEISMNLVPFPRIHYLVSSLTPLYTLADVNVPSRRLDQMFSDAFSKDHQLLRADPKHSLYLACALLVRGNVQISDLRRNIERLKPSLQFVSWNQEGWKTGLCSVPPVGHSHSLLALANNTCVKPTFIELKERFTRLYKKKAHLHHYLHTDGMEQSCFSEALSSLSDLIEDYNQLDAANSRPAIGPPRLKIAM, from the exons ATGGAAGAAGGTGTAGTGAATGAAATTCTGCAAGGGCCATTGAAAGATGTTTTTGATAGCAAGCAGCTGATCACAGATGTTTCTGGCTCAGGGAACAACTG GGCTGTGGGTCACAAAGTGTATGGGTGTCAATACCGAGAAGATATTGTTGAAAAATTGAGAAAGACTGCAGAGCATTGCGACTGTCTGCAGTGTTTTTTTGTCATTCATTCCATGGGAGGGG GGACAGGATCTGGTCTCGGTACATTTGTACTGAAAGTGCTTGAGGATGAATTTCCAGAAGTATATAGATTTGTTACTTCAGTTTATCCTTCTCGTGAGGATGATGTCATTACATCTCCTTATAACAGTGTATTGGCTATGAAGGAACTCAGTGACCATGCAGACTGTGTCTTGCCAATTGAAAATGAA TCTTTATTTGACATCGTTAGCAAAATTAATCAGATGACCAACTGTGGAAAGTTAGGATCAACCATAAAGCCAACCAGCATGGTAACGTCAAGCGCAGGTGGAATAATACAATCCCGGGAGAAACCCTTTGATGCTATGAACAATATTGTGGCTAACTTACTGTTGAACTTGACAAG CTCTGCTAGGTTTGAAGGATCTCTTAATATGGATCTTAATGAAATCAGCATGAATTTGGTCCCCTTTCCTCGAATTCATTATCTCGTTTCCAGCTTGACTCCCCTGTATACACTGGCTGATGTTAATGTGCCTTCTCGAAG GTTGGACCAAATGTTTTCAGATGCTTTTAGCAAAGATCACCAACTGTTACGAGCTGACCCAAAGCACAGTTTGTATCTTGCCTGTGCCCTGTTAGTCAGAGGAAATGTGCAGATTTCAGACCTTCGTAGAAACATTGAAAG GTTGAAACCTTCACTTCAGTTTGTCTCCTGGAATCAAGAAGGATGGAAAACTGGCTTATGTTCAGTACCACCTGTGGGTCATTCCCATTCATTATTGGCACTGGCAAATAATACTTGTGTGAAACCTACTTTCATAGAGCTCAAGGAGAGGTTCACAAGGCTGTACAAAAAAAAG GCTCACCTTCATCATTACCTGCACACTGATGGAATGGAACAGAGCTGTTTCTCTGAAGCCCTTTCATCTTTGTCAGACTTAATAGAAGACTATAATCAGCTAGATGCTGCTAACAGCAGACCTGCAATAGGCCCACCAAGACTGAAGATAGCAATGTAA